Proteins from one Mercurialis annua linkage group LG7, ddMerAnnu1.2, whole genome shotgun sequence genomic window:
- the LOC126655614 gene encoding uncharacterized protein LOC126655614 isoform X2 → MALQAGVSTSKVLILAGAGLTGSIILRNGKLSEVLGQLHELLKGVDEVEFQPYKYDTTLLAAQIRQLAQEIKELTFSNPVTIYNGNSTSSGGFASYLVPAAALGAMGYCYMWWKGLSFSDVMFVTKQNMANAVSTVSKQLENVSETLASTKRHLSKRLENLDWKVMEQIETSKLIVNNVDEMKTNLSQIGFDVEMIQQMISELDRKLDLLEQKQDATNSGLWYICQVAEGFKDGPGSKLVQGVGDKLANHSTITYEETSLKGLSFLADDKKFDRVDESTELKKTDVDSFSGEKTKVMKTTIHRSYPVGLSTIHRSYPVGLSLARKVVEFPS, encoded by the exons ATGGCGCTTCAGGCCGGTGTCTCCACTTCTAAAGTTCTAATTCTCGCCGGAGCAG GTTTGACTGGCTCTATTATATTGAGAAATGGAAAATTATCTGAAGTTCTTGGTCAGCTTCATGAGTTACTTAAGGGAGTTGATGAAGTTGAGTTTCAACCCTACAAGTATGATACTACACTTCTTGCTGCTCAG ATTCGACAGTTGGCGCAGGAGATTAAGGAGTTAACTTTTTCCAATCCCGTGACCATCTATAATGGGAATTCTACTTCTAGTG GGGGCTTTGCATCTTATCTAGTGCCTGCGGCTGCACTAGGTGCAATGGGATATTGTTATATGTGGTGGAAG GGGTTGTCGTTTTCtgatgtaatgtttgtaacaaAGCAAAATATGGCAAATGCTGTCTCTACTGTGTCAAAACAATTGGAGAATGTGTCTGAAACATTGGCT TCAACAAAGAGACATCTGTCAAAGAGGCTAGAAAACTTGGATTGGAAGGTGATGGAGCAGATAGAAACATCCAAGCTCATCGTAAATAAT GTAGATGAGATGAAAACAAATCTTTCTCAAATCGGGTTTGATGTTGAAATGATCCAACAAATGATATCTGAGTTG GATCGAAAGCTTGATCTTCTAGAGCAAAAACAG GATGCAACGAACTCAGGTCTTTGGTATATATGCCAAGTTGCTGAAGGCTTTAAAGATGGGCCCGGTTCCAAACTTGTTCAG GGTGTTGGTGATAAGCTAGCAAACCATTCAACAATAACGTACGAGGAGACGTCTCTCAAG GGCCTTAGCTTTCTCGCCGATGATAAAAAGTTTGATAGAGTTGATGAATCAACAGAACTGAAGAAAACAGATGTCGATAGCTTTTCCGGAGAAAAAACAAAAGTCATGAAAACGACAATACACAGGTCATATCCAGTTGGACTATCGACTATACACAGGTCATATCCAGTTGGACTATCTTTGGCTCGGAAAGTAGTTGAATTTCCATCGTAG
- the LOC126655744 gene encoding protein IQ-DOMAIN 33 isoform X1, whose product MGITGGLVRSAFSRNRSARIQETSQVRNNAGDKKRWTGVRSYLCGDELLNSVAAEEDSDSVKCSEETVTQPVTDDSASKREDNVNNPNEKHNSTSKLFQQDDAAITIQSAFRDFMARRRSRSKEIELKDDKQELVVAMESPGRDSVGTSIEVQTGNSVEVVSVDHENSAVHFQMSKKARTQIFRIKEDWDDSTASSNAIRRRIQNRMEATNRRERALAYAFAQQLRICSKKKQTRTDGTEQNMGWSWLERWMATRIPDTSLESHTNSNHKLAARKRFFDIVGEERESCGSNEVSVQFDSLSMTAGSEKSVCKNRIKPTRAISRRKTVPRSEGALQGNQGSVSKGDQQIKNTT is encoded by the exons ATGGGTATCACCGGAGGATTAGTAAGGAGCGCCTTTTCAAGAAACCGGTCGGCCAGAATTCAAGAAACCAGC CAGGTAAGAAACAATGCAGGTGATAAAAAAAGATGGACTGGTGTTAGATCATATCTTTGTGGAGATGAGTTATTAAATTCAGTAGCTGCAGAGGAAGATTCAGATTCAGTTAAATGTTCAGAAGAAACAGTAACACAGCCCGTAACGGATGATTCTGCAAGTAAAAGAGAAGATAATGTTAATAATCCAAATGAAAAGCATAATTCAACTTCTAAATTGTTTCAGCAAGATGATGCAGCAATTACTATTCAATCTGCATTCAGAGACTTCATG GCTAGACGCCGTAGCCGGAGCAAGGAAATTGAATTGAAGGATGATAAACAGGAGCTTGTTGTGGCAATGGAAAGCCCTGGTAGAGATTCTGTCGGTACATCAATTGAAGTTCAGACAGGAAATTCTGTAGAAGTTGTTTCAGTTGATCATGAAAATTCAGCTGTTCATTTCCAAATGTCAAAAAAGGCCAGAACACAAATTTTCAGGATAAAG GAAGACTGGGATGATAGCACAGCAAGTAGCAATGCGATTAGAAGAAGGATTCAGAACAGAATGGAAGCGACGAACAGGCGTGAAAGGGCACTGGCATATGCTTTTGCACAACAG CTAAGAATATGTTCAAAGAAAAAACAGACGAGAACCGATGGAACAGAACAGAACATGGGTTGGAGCTGGCTAGAAAGGTGGATGGCAACTCGAATCCCAGACACCTCACTTGAAAGTCATACAAACAGCAATCACAAACTAGCAGCTAGGAAGAGATTTTTCGATATAGTAGGAGAAGAAAGGGAAAGTTGTGGGTCAAATGAAGTGTCGGTTCAATTTGATAGCTTGTCGATGACTGCAGGAAGCGAAAAGAGCGTTTGCAAGAACCGGATTAAGCCTACAAGAGCCATATCAAGAAGGAAAACAGTCCCAAGGTCAGAAGGAGCATTACAAG GTAATCAAGGAAGTGTGTCAAAAGGAGACCAGCAAATAAAGAACACAACATAA
- the LOC126655613 gene encoding putative BPI/LBP family protein At1g04970 codes for MSRTLLFFLLTSSLLIPSYTQTLQHPDEQSFISMLISQKGLDFIKNLLITKAISMIIPLKLSKIEKIAKIPFVGHVDMIVSNISIYEIDVLSSYVKPGDSGISIVASGTTCNLSMSWYYQYSTWLLPVQIFDQGTASVQVEGMQVGLTLGLENQNGTLKLSLKDCGCYVKDISIKLDGGASWLYQGMIDAFEEQIGAAVESAITKKLKEGIIKLDSLLQALPKEIPIDDNASLNVTFVNDPSLSNSSIGFDINGLFTSKENISVPVINYKNLQPSVFCTDPSKMLGLSLDEAVLNSASALYYDAKFMQWTVDKIPDRNILNTAGWRFIIPQLYRKYPNADMNLNISLSSPPVIRISESNIDATVYADLIIDVLEVNQVIPVACISLDIRGSGSVKISGNKLGGSLKLNDFSMSLKWSNIGNLRLYLVQPVIWTLVQTVFLPYANTHLEQGFPLPIIRGFTLQNAEIVLSSSTIAICSDLEFTDSDAVNQLLHVI; via the exons ATGTCCCGAACACTTCTCTTTTTTCTCCTAACTTCATCTCTTCTGATCCCTTCATACACTCAAACTCTCCAACACCCAGATgaacaatccttcatttcaaTGTTAATTTCACAAAAAGGTCTCGACTTTATCAAGAATTTGCTCATAACCAAAGCAATCTCCATGATAATCCCTCTCAAATTGTCCAAGAttgaaaaaatagctaaaattcCATTTGTGGGCCATGTTGATATGATTGTGTCAAACATTAGTATATATGAAATTGATGTTTTATCATCTTATGTTAAGCCTGGAGATTCTGGGATTTCTATTGTGGCTTCTGGGACTACTTGTAATCTGAGTATGAGTTGGTATTATCAGTATAGTACTTGGCTTTTGCCTGTTCAGATTTTTGATCAAGGGACAGCTTCTGTTCAG GTTGAAGGCATGCAAGTGGGGCTTACATTAGGCTTGGAGAATCAGAATGGAACTTTGAAGTTGTCCCTTAAGGACTGTGGTTGTTATGTTAAAGATATCTCCATAAAATTAGACGGAGGAGCGTCTTGGCTTTATCAAGG GATGATTGATGCATTTGAGGAGCAAATAGGTGCTGCAGTTGAAAGTGCCATCACCAAGAAACTTAAAGAAGGGATTATAAAGCTCGATTCACTTTTGCAAGCGCTTCCCAAAGAAATTCCAATCGACGATAATGCTTCTCTAAATGTAACATTTGTCAATGACCCTTCATTAAGTAATTCTTCCATTGGGTTTGACATCAACGGGTTGTTCACATCGAAAGAAAATATTTCAGTGCCAGTGATTAACTACAAAAATTTACAACCTTCTGTTTTCTGTACTGATCCAtctaaaatgcttggattatcATTAGATGAGGCTGTTCTTAATTCTGCTTCAGCCTTGTATTATGAT GCAAAATTTATGCAATGGACTGTGGATAAAATACCGGATCGGAATATTTTGAACACTGCAGGATGGCGATTTATTATTCCTCAGCTGTACAGGAAATATCCAAATGCTGACATGAACTTGAACATATCTTTATCTTCTCCTCCAGTCATCAGAATTTCAGAAAGCAATATTGATGCAACTGTTTATGCGGACTTGATAATTGACGTTTTGGAAGTGAACCAAGTAATACCAGTTGCTTGCATTTCATTG GATATCCGTGGTTCAGGTTCTGTTAAAATCTCTGGGAATAAACTCGGTGGCAGCCTGAAGTTAAATGATTTTTCAATGTCTTTGAAGTGGAGCAATATTGGAAATCTCCGGTTGTATCTTGTTCAG CCGGTGATTTGGACTCTTGTACAAACAGTTTTCTTGCCGTATGCAAACACGCACCTCGAACAAGGATTCCCATTGCCCATCATTCGTGGTTTCACCCTTCAAAATGCTGAAATAGTGTTATCGAGTTCAACGATCGCGATTTGCAGTGATCTGGAATTCACAGACTCGGATGCAGTTAATCAGCTCCTCCATGTAATTTGA
- the LOC126655614 gene encoding uncharacterized protein LOC126655614 isoform X1 produces the protein MALQAGVSTSKVLILAGAGLTGSIILRNGKLSEVLGQLHELLKGVDEVEFQPYKYDTTLLAAQIRQLAQEIKELTFSNPVTIYNGNSTSSGGFASYLVPAAALGAMGYCYMWWKGLSFSDVMFVTKQNMANAVSTVSKQLENVSETLASTKRHLSKRLENLDWKVMEQIETSKLIVNNVDEMKTNLSQIGFDVEMIQQMISELDRKLDLLEQKQDATNSGLWYICQVAEGFKDGPGSKLVQQGVGDKLANHSTITYEETSLKGLSFLADDKKFDRVDESTELKKTDVDSFSGEKTKVMKTTIHRSYPVGLSTIHRSYPVGLSLARKVVEFPS, from the exons ATGGCGCTTCAGGCCGGTGTCTCCACTTCTAAAGTTCTAATTCTCGCCGGAGCAG GTTTGACTGGCTCTATTATATTGAGAAATGGAAAATTATCTGAAGTTCTTGGTCAGCTTCATGAGTTACTTAAGGGAGTTGATGAAGTTGAGTTTCAACCCTACAAGTATGATACTACACTTCTTGCTGCTCAG ATTCGACAGTTGGCGCAGGAGATTAAGGAGTTAACTTTTTCCAATCCCGTGACCATCTATAATGGGAATTCTACTTCTAGTG GGGGCTTTGCATCTTATCTAGTGCCTGCGGCTGCACTAGGTGCAATGGGATATTGTTATATGTGGTGGAAG GGGTTGTCGTTTTCtgatgtaatgtttgtaacaaAGCAAAATATGGCAAATGCTGTCTCTACTGTGTCAAAACAATTGGAGAATGTGTCTGAAACATTGGCT TCAACAAAGAGACATCTGTCAAAGAGGCTAGAAAACTTGGATTGGAAGGTGATGGAGCAGATAGAAACATCCAAGCTCATCGTAAATAAT GTAGATGAGATGAAAACAAATCTTTCTCAAATCGGGTTTGATGTTGAAATGATCCAACAAATGATATCTGAGTTG GATCGAAAGCTTGATCTTCTAGAGCAAAAACAG GATGCAACGAACTCAGGTCTTTGGTATATATGCCAAGTTGCTGAAGGCTTTAAAGATGGGCCCGGTTCCAAACTTGTTCAG CAGGGTGTTGGTGATAAGCTAGCAAACCATTCAACAATAACGTACGAGGAGACGTCTCTCAAG GGCCTTAGCTTTCTCGCCGATGATAAAAAGTTTGATAGAGTTGATGAATCAACAGAACTGAAGAAAACAGATGTCGATAGCTTTTCCGGAGAAAAAACAAAAGTCATGAAAACGACAATACACAGGTCATATCCAGTTGGACTATCGACTATACACAGGTCATATCCAGTTGGACTATCTTTGGCTCGGAAAGTAGTTGAATTTCCATCGTAG
- the LOC126655744 gene encoding protein IQ-DOMAIN 33 isoform X2, with the protein MGITGGLVRSAFSRNRSARIQETSVRNNAGDKKRWTGVRSYLCGDELLNSVAAEEDSDSVKCSEETVTQPVTDDSASKREDNVNNPNEKHNSTSKLFQQDDAAITIQSAFRDFMARRRSRSKEIELKDDKQELVVAMESPGRDSVGTSIEVQTGNSVEVVSVDHENSAVHFQMSKKARTQIFRIKEDWDDSTASSNAIRRRIQNRMEATNRRERALAYAFAQQLRICSKKKQTRTDGTEQNMGWSWLERWMATRIPDTSLESHTNSNHKLAARKRFFDIVGEERESCGSNEVSVQFDSLSMTAGSEKSVCKNRIKPTRAISRRKTVPRSEGALQGNQGSVSKGDQQIKNTT; encoded by the exons ATGGGTATCACCGGAGGATTAGTAAGGAGCGCCTTTTCAAGAAACCGGTCGGCCAGAATTCAAGAAACCAGC GTAAGAAACAATGCAGGTGATAAAAAAAGATGGACTGGTGTTAGATCATATCTTTGTGGAGATGAGTTATTAAATTCAGTAGCTGCAGAGGAAGATTCAGATTCAGTTAAATGTTCAGAAGAAACAGTAACACAGCCCGTAACGGATGATTCTGCAAGTAAAAGAGAAGATAATGTTAATAATCCAAATGAAAAGCATAATTCAACTTCTAAATTGTTTCAGCAAGATGATGCAGCAATTACTATTCAATCTGCATTCAGAGACTTCATG GCTAGACGCCGTAGCCGGAGCAAGGAAATTGAATTGAAGGATGATAAACAGGAGCTTGTTGTGGCAATGGAAAGCCCTGGTAGAGATTCTGTCGGTACATCAATTGAAGTTCAGACAGGAAATTCTGTAGAAGTTGTTTCAGTTGATCATGAAAATTCAGCTGTTCATTTCCAAATGTCAAAAAAGGCCAGAACACAAATTTTCAGGATAAAG GAAGACTGGGATGATAGCACAGCAAGTAGCAATGCGATTAGAAGAAGGATTCAGAACAGAATGGAAGCGACGAACAGGCGTGAAAGGGCACTGGCATATGCTTTTGCACAACAG CTAAGAATATGTTCAAAGAAAAAACAGACGAGAACCGATGGAACAGAACAGAACATGGGTTGGAGCTGGCTAGAAAGGTGGATGGCAACTCGAATCCCAGACACCTCACTTGAAAGTCATACAAACAGCAATCACAAACTAGCAGCTAGGAAGAGATTTTTCGATATAGTAGGAGAAGAAAGGGAAAGTTGTGGGTCAAATGAAGTGTCGGTTCAATTTGATAGCTTGTCGATGACTGCAGGAAGCGAAAAGAGCGTTTGCAAGAACCGGATTAAGCCTACAAGAGCCATATCAAGAAGGAAAACAGTCCCAAGGTCAGAAGGAGCATTACAAG GTAATCAAGGAAGTGTGTCAAAAGGAGACCAGCAAATAAAGAACACAACATAA
- the LOC126657778 gene encoding tRNase Z TRZ2, chloroplastic: MQISLPISPSKIPSIFPFNHPITPHQLPIHTHIPRPSNSPTSIKSTNYLSALGRVIEEEEEYRKARAAVTRKGVDLEGYSIEGLSIGGQETCLIIPEFKCAFDIGKCPSRAIHQNFVFITHAHLDHIGGLPMYVASRGLYNLKPPTVFVPACIKDDVEKLFDIHRSMGQVELNFELVALDVGETYELRNDVVVRPFRTQHVIPSQGYVIYSVRKKLKKQYMHLKGKQIEKLKKSGAEITDIMLSPEVAFTGDTTAEYMLDPRNADALRAKILITEATFLDEGISIEHARKHGHTHILEIIENAEWIRNKSVLLTHFSSRYSVEDIRGAIMKLQSKVSAKVVPLTEGFKSEYS, encoded by the exons ATGCAAATTTCATTACCCATTTCACCCTCCAAAATCCCATCAATTTTCCCATTCAACCATCCAATTACTCCCCATCAACTCCCCATCCATACCCATATCCCAAGACCTTCAAACTCCCCAACTTCCATAAAATCAACCAACTATTTATCAGCACTTGGCCGTGTAattgaggaagaagaagagtaCAGAAAGGCCCGGGCCGCGGTTACCCGTAAAGGTGTGGACTTGGAAGGTTACTCCATTGAAGGACTCTCAATTGGTGGCCAAGAAACTTGCTTGATTATACCTGAATTCAAGTGTGCTTTTGATATTGGTAAATGCCCTTCAAGAGCTATTCATCAGAATTTTGTGTTCATAACTCATGCCCATCTTGATCACATT GGTGGTTTGCCGATGTATGTGGCTAGTCGTGGTTTGTACAACTTAAAGCCTCCGACAGTATTTGTGCCGGCTTGTATTAAAGATGATGTAGAGAAGCTGTTCGATATCCACAGGTCTATGGGACAAGTGGAGTTGAATTTTGAGTTAGTTGCATTGGATGTCG gtgaaacgtatgaattGCGTAATGATGTTGTGGTCAGACCATTTAGAACTCAACATGTTATACCTAGTCAg GGCTATGTCATATATTCTGTTAGAAAGAAGTTGAAGAAACAATACATGCATCTGAAAGGCAAACAGATTGAAAAATTGAAGAAGTCTGGTGCCGAG ATTACGGATATAATGTTATCTCCAGAGGTGGCTTTTACTGGAGATACTACGGCAGAGTACATGCTTGATCCACGTAATGCAGACGCATTGAGAGCAAAGATTCTGATAACTGAG GCCACTTTCCTGGATGAAGGAATAAGCATTGAACATGCTCGTAAACACGGTCATACTCATATACTTGAG ATAATTGAAAATGCTGAATGGATTCGCAATAAGTCTGTTCTGCTGACTCATTTCTCCTCTCGTTACAGTGTAGAG
- the LOC126655745 gene encoding eukaryotic translation initiation factor 1A, with the protein MPKNKGKGGKNRKRGKNEADDEKRELIFKEDGQEYAQVLRMLGNGRCEAMCIDGTKRLCHIRGKMHKKVWIAAGDIILVGLRDYQDDKADVILKYMPDEARLLKAYGELPENTRLNEGIAGGLDEEDDGAGDDYIEFEDEDIDKI; encoded by the coding sequence ATGCCGAAGAATAAGGGAAAGGGAGGAAAGAATAGGAAGAGAGGAAAGAACGAAGCAGATGACGAGAAGCGCGAGCTCATTTTCAAGGAAGATGGACAAGAGTACGCGCAAGTGCTTCGTATGCTTGGAAACGGCCGTTGTGAGGCCATGTGTATTGATGGCACTAAGCGTCTATGCCACATTCGTGGTAAGATGCACAAGAAGGTTTGGATTGCAGCCGGTGATATTATTCTTGTTGGGTTGCGTGACTACCAGGATGACAAAGCTGATGTTATCTTGAAGTATATGCCGGATGAAGCTAGGCTTCTCAAGGCTTATGGTGAACTTCCGGAGAACACACGTCTCAATGAGGGTATTGCCGGTGGTCTTGATGAGGAGGACGATGGTGCCGGTGATGATTATATTGAGTTTGAGGATGAAGACATAGATAAGATCTAG